A stretch of DNA from Cryptomeria japonica chromosome 4, Sugi_1.0, whole genome shotgun sequence:
GCTTCTTTcaatctttgtaatcttctagaCACTAAATCCCTTATACAATTGAAAATTATAGCCCTATCCTTCACATTAATCTCTTTTAACTTTGTCTCATCTAGAGTTTGAGGACCACCCTACAGAGGTGTATATTCAGTTTGAATGATCTCTCTTATTTCATTATATAGTTCCTAGAAAAATACAATTACATTCTCCTTCTAGTGTGGAATTTTAGTACCATCAAAGATTAAAATATTGTAATGTATGTCCCATGCCatattggatcttcctcaagtggttaagtttaCTCAGGAGGaacctagctctaataccaattgttgaacccaaggtaggactgagagggggAGACGTGAATTAGTCTAAACAAAAATTAATGGAGCACATAAATGATTAATCAAtaacacatatccaacacatgagCTCCAAGAATTTCTATGTCaaaaactcaaatagggaaaaaccacagttagAACTTGCCCACAAAATATGTACATTATGTATATCAAATTATAATGAAGGAGCTCACTACTCTAGACTTACAGACCAAGGCTAACCACTCTTGTGGCAAGATAAAAAAAAGAGGATTGGCAAACTCGATGCTAGCTACAatagggaaaaaaataaaaaatatttgaaaagaaggatctcctaattaTGAAActatttgaaaagaaggatctccttatTATGAAGCTATCCTTGAAATCTGCATCAACTAACCcatcatcaacacacacaactcttcttttctcttcttcgaATTTCACTGACTATCATCTCACACGCACTTCCTCTTGCTCTTTCCTCTACCACTCATTTACACATCTATTCACCTATCAACTCAACCACATACATTCTTTATATACAcaatagatcatcaaagcttgaaccaactCAGCTTGAAACAAAATATACCTTCTAGAATAAAAACACACACATTGATCTACTCTAGGAGAAAGAGttgaccaaaacacatcttcttaAGATCAATCCACCAATCCACAATCACTaaaacataaccaacaacatacAAGCATGCAAGACATCAATATAGAAAATTATCAGTCAAAACATATCGTCTAGTGCAAATAACTCTTATCGGGATCTTGACATGCTTTAGTGAGACCCATAAGAAATCAAATTACCTTCCACAAATAATATATGGACTagaacatagaatatcacaactggTTATAAACAATGCCACAACATTCGGAGATATTTTTGGACCTCAAACTAACACATCCATAACACCAAAAACATAACAAAAGTAGATAACAACATCAACAATACTTTCTAAACTCAAACACTtctagaacaaccaatagaaccagtgcaacaccaacacaacaagatatctctatgcCACAATCATTTCAGACCAACAACTATCTAGAACAACCagtttgacgtcaatgacaaccacatcaacacacatttccaagaatttcttcatgtccttacCTTTATTGTTACTTCTACCTCATACATTCAATGCATTTTTAGATCCCTTTGaagtatttttaattattttgtcttAACGTAGAGTGGCAACAAGGGTAGCCATATTTAAATCTTCTGAAAAAGAACCACTAATTGCAAGAATAAGATTATCCCAATATTAAGGTAGTGAACATAATAATAGAGTATATTTAACCTCCTCCTCTATCTTTAGCTTCATTGACTACACATGATTGGGGATTAGATTAAATGAATTCAAGTGTTCTGCAATCAAGTCTCAATCATTCATTTAAAGAGAATATAACTTTTCCTTTAGAGAAAAACTTGTTAACAAGACTCTTAGTTTGGTTAATATCTCCTATGTTTTCTCATTTTTTATATGTAGTACCCTAATTTGAAACATTTAATAGAACATAATCGGATAAATAGTAATGAATGGTACCATGAGACTTTCTATCTAATATGTTCTAATCTTCATCCAACATAGAATTACAAAATAAATGAGCCTTTATAAAATAAATGCAAATCATAACTCAAGAATTATGTGGAGAAGCTCTCATAGGAAAAAAAATCTACACCCAAAGATAACCAAGACTTGTATTAATTCCTCCAATGAGTTAGGTGAATACATCTTCTCTCTTTCAATCACTGCGACACTTCATTGCTTATGAAATCTATAAATAACATGTGTTTCCTTCAACTCAAGCACTAAATATATAGGCATGAGAGAAACCACAAATCACAAATGTTGTCTAAAACCAGTTAAgcacaaataaaaaaaataatagaaagCTTCATTTTTCAACGTGTGATCTTATCCACCTTCTAAAGATCTTTCTTATCTTATGCAAGCTTTCTTTTATCTTTCTCCATTTTCGTACTCTTTTTATTTTGACAATTTTAAAACACCTTACAAGTTGTCATTGTTGAATTAGCACCTTTTCATGACAACTAAAAGATAATTACAAAAGACCAAAAAATAATTACATACAATTATGATAAACGCAAGATTCAGACATTTTCTCAATTCCTTAACATGAAGTCCTCTTCCCAGTCATTCCTTTACAAACCTATCTACTGCACCCCTCACTTAAGCCTACGACCTTAACCCCTTAACCCCATCGTTATGAtattattcttcaagataattTGCCAGGTCAACTTGATTGGGATAGATGAACCAATGGTCTATGTGATTAGATTTGTTACACTGTGAATGTTGAGTAAATAGGAACCCAAGCATCCAAACTGCTACAGATGACTACTCAAGCTTTTATGCtttaatagaagaaatgaagtCAAGCTCTTAGGAACCAAAGCATCCAAACTGTCGCAGTGCATATAATAGAAGAAATGAAGTCACTCTTGACGCTCTCACAACTAATGCTTATCCTTCTTGCTTATCAGTGAATCATGCTGGATTATTTAATCGCGACCACCATTGTACTCATTTTTTCATATTTTCTCGACAGCAGTAATCCCTACCTATAGTGCTACCTCAACATATAAAATCTCTAATTTACTCCCATATTTTTTTGTTTCCTTTGCTTGTTTAGGGGTTACCGTCCTTTGAGTATGGTCCAACTTTTTCACTAATTATATTTAAACTGAATTTGTTGTGCTCTGTTCTACATAATATAGATTCATATAGAATTTCTGGGACTGGCTTCGTATGGAATAATATAGCTATTCTGTAGTTTTTTGGCGTAAGCAATTTCCGTAAGAAAAGAAAGGGGATTCTCTGTTTTGTGAAAAGAGAGGTCCCAAGCTTTTACTAAATTATTATGAAAATGGATTTGTAAAAGGGAAGATTACTCTATTTTCTTGGTGTATCTAGAGTAACGAACTTAGGGGAAAGTTGTGGGTTAAACATGATAATTATCATGGACATCCACAATTATGTAAAGAAATATAAAGTTGTTACTGTTGCCTCTATTTTTTCTTTGGTAGATAGTTTCAATGCCACTGAATTGAAAGATGCGTAcctcatttgttttaaaaaatattgtGGGTCTGGATTTTTTCCTTCACGTGGATTGTAATTTGTTCCGCATGTTTATGGTTTTGAAGAAAAATTCCCTAAaaaattcattttaattttttttttcttgtttttttggagAATTCTTCATTGTCCattttttattccaatatttgTGTAAACTTCATGAAATAACTGTTatactattttaaaaaaattttcaATTAACATGGTTTTGGTCATGAGTTAAATGTTGTTTCTGGATTTGGTTGTGTTTGTTTTTTCATTAATATTTCGGATCACACTTCATGATTTAAAGAAATATTCACTCAATGAAATTCAAAGCAACATTCAGATAGTTCACATAAATTATAGAAATTTACTAACTTTGTTTGGTCATAATCTCAAATGAAATTTGCACAAATTGATTGAAATGCTAATTTGTAActacaaataaaaatattaattttttttaattcatttcataAATTGATTGGAATGCTAACTACTAACTACAAATTAAAATAAACTTTTTGACTTAATAATTTTACGTACAAATACATTGGTCTTGAAGCACTCATCGATTTTGTATTTAATATGAGTCAAAAAAGTTGTTAAGCTCTACTAAGTTTTTCTTGTAGCCTTATAGAATCATTTGAAAATAACGTAGTCTAAAATGTTAGTGTAGTTAACTTTTTGTGTTTACCGTGATCCACAGAGCATAGATTATGCATGCTCTACTTGTATAAGATGTGATTTATGGAGAAGCATGAATGCATGATTGTTTGCTTACACATTCTGTTTGCTCCCGTAATTTATGAAGAAGTATGTTTGCATGCTCGAATGTAATCTTAATTAGGGAGTTTTTTCTCTACCATTTTAATATCACTTCAAAGATTACATGCATGATTTGCATAATTTCTATTAATATATATCATTTGTCATTCATACAGATTTTGTAATGTAAATGATTCATTCTGTTTCATTCTGTTCTTCAGATTTCAATATGCAAGTTTTGCTGCAGGATTAGCTGCTCCAAAATTTTACATAAAACACTAAAACCAAAACTGACAAATATTTTAACAGATATATATTTGAACTAACCCTTCTGTCCTGTAAAAGGGAAGATCTGAAAATCTTATGAAAGTGGTTTTATAAAAGGGAAGATTTCTCTCCTTTGTTGCTGTATCTAGAGTGAACAGCTGAAACTCTGTAATAAGTTTGTTTTAAATATCAACACATTATTACACCCAAGCAGTACTTTGCAAAACAAACAGCGTATAATTAGTACAAGCAATTATATCGTGCCTCTTACTTAGGGGAAAACTGTGTGTTAAACATGATAATTATCATGGATTTCCAGAATTTCAACGTACTTAGCATGAAGACTAGGGTTCTTCATCTCTTCATCTTCCGAGCTAATTTCATTCCACCATTCCTTATCTCCTCTGATCTGTTCCAGAGACTTGAGATTATCAAGACCCAATGGCAGTACTTTAACTTTCATGCAACGGAATATAGCCAATGTCTGCAACCTGGGGAGAGCCCCCTCTTCGACAGAGCTAGGCAAACTCTCCAGAGAAGGTAACATCCACAGTTTGAGCCTCCGCAGCACTGGAAAACAGCCTTTCCTACCAAATTCTTCTCCCAACTCCGTGAGCAAAAGGCATTCCTCAATCTCtatttcctccaaatttgataaTCTGCTCAACCCTAATCCGGAAAGAGTGAGAAGTAATTCAGAAGATTTAAGCTTTAAGTAGTTGAGATTTTGTAATTCTGAGAATAAATCAGGGGTTCCCTCAATGTGACAGTCATACAGGTGGAGCCTCTCCAAGTTGTGCATGGCCCGCATGTCAGTGGGTAGGTGTGTTTGACGGACTTGGGGCATCCAAAGTAGCCAAAGTTCCTGAAGCTCCACTAGATTCCCCACTGTTCTTTCCTCAATTGGGGATTTTAGGGTTAGACGCAGACGCTTGAGACGATGGAGTTTGCATACATCTTGCAAAGAAGCCTTTTTTATTTCTTGACCTGTTTCGAACTCGCATGAAAATGCGAACAGCGTCTTCCACATGTCAAGCTCTTCCAGACCAGTGAGCTGTGATATGTCGGGTGAAACAAACTCCAAATCATAACAGTGGGCTAACTTGAGAATTCGGAGACATTTCATCTTCTTTATCATGGATTGAATACAGATGAGAGGGGAGAAAGAAAGATCTAAAAACTGCACTCTACTCAGCTCAAATGTTCGATCATGGAGTACCCTGATCTGGGTATTGGAAAGCTGGAGATAGAGGAGATCGTACAAATGTCGGATGGACATTGGCAAGAATTTGATGGGCGTGTTGCTGAGATCAAGTACCTTTAACATATATAGATACTCCAGAAAGCGCTCCGGAACCTCGTCAATCGTAGTCGAGTTCAACAACAGAGTTACCAGGTTCCTGCAATAAATTTCGTCAGGCAGAGATCTGATACGGTTGTGCATCAGTGATATCCTCACCCATTGTACATTTTCAAGTGCTGAGAATGGAAACCATGTTAAACTCTGACCTGCAAGGAACAAGCTATTCTGGTCGATCTCAGCGATGTGTACCACCATATCTCTGAGCAAATCATGGATTTTCACTTTCCAACTATCAATGCCGTTTTCCTCTTTAACCTCGACGTCGACAAAACATCGGTCCACCAAGATCTTGAGAACAACGTAGCGCCCTTCAAATCTGCTTTTCACGAGGCCCTCTGCCAACCACAACTGTATCAATTGATCCGCATCGATTTCTTCGTCTTGTCCATAAGCTGCCATGCACAGGAAACAAAGCCTGAGCTCATCTGTCTCTAGAGCATCGTAGCTGTGCTTCAGCGGCTTGAATAATTCCATCAGAATTTCTTCATCAATGCGATAAAACTGGGGATCAATCGCCTTTAGCTCTTTCAGAATGCATTCCCATTCCGACAGCGCACTGCTGTGAAGCAGTGGCATTGTGCGAGCAAGCATTTTAATGGCCAGGGGATGCCCTTTACTTTCCTTTACAACGCCCCTGGCCAACTGCTCTATCTCGCTATCAATATTATGATCATCGCCAGCTACAAAGGCTCCTTTGCAGAAAAGCTCCcaactttcttcctctgtcagatgcTTCATTGCAATCATTCTGTCAGCTTTCATGCTCTTGCACACCTCTTTATCTCTGGAAATTAGTACAACTTTTGTTGTATTCTCAGGAGCAGAAATTCCCAAATTGGAAACATCTATGATTCTCCGCACATCGTCCAAAATGAGAAGGAGTCGCCTGTCCTTGAAAACCGAATGCAACACCGCTGCGGCCTCGTCAATGGTCAAATTGGATCGCCAAGGCAACTCAATTCTCTCAAAAATACGCCTCTGGAGAGTAGAGATATCGCCTTTTCTTGACACAGTAACCCAAATCACAAGCTTAAAGAAATTGAGTACCTTTTCATTGTTGATGATTTGTTTGAGCAGGGACGTCTTTCCCACGCCGGGCATTCCATAGACACCAACTACACGAACAGAGCCATCTTCTAGCATCCACGTCTCGAGCTCCGACAGCTTCTCGTGAACAAATGCGCCAACCAGCTCGTTCCGCATGGGCTGCAGCAGCGTCTCCTGAGGCTCTCCAAGGTCTCCATTCTTAGGAAAATCTGAATCTTTCATCTTGAGAAGCTCATCTAACTCCGCTAGAGCATTACGGATCTTTCGACTGGATCTTTTCACAAGGAAACAGTGAGGGCAGCAACAACACAAGCGACGGTTCTTGTTTTCTTCGTACTGGAGAAAAACCTCTTCAGCAGAATTGACGATCTGCTCTTGTGTGCTCACCCATTGCCTCACCACTGCCAAAGGTTGTCGACCTTTCCAGCTTAGCCCACTGTTAATATGATTGACTATTCCCTTCACACAATCTATCTCATGGCGGAGGCGCTCGGCATCGTTGGATACACTAGTTAGTTGCTTAATCTCTTTCGCAATTGCCTGCAAGCGACTGCTTataatctctttcactcttccacTAATAAAATCCATTTCCCAAAGCGAAGAAACTCTTAATGCAAAAGGAAATAAAGAGAACTGATCGAAGCGCTGTTTTATACCTATAGATTATAACCAAGCATGTCCTCCTGTGCCTCTCTGAATATCGACCATGGATCTTTCTTCCTCGAACGTATTTTCTACAGAACCTGACATTCCCTACTTTCTTGCTTAATGGCATCTCTACTATGGACGATATCCCCTTCTTTTCTTCTGCAGTCCCGAAACATTCGATAGTCGTCCCACATTTCAGTTGAAATAATCTCTCTTTTCTAGAATGCGTATAGAGATAATCTTTATAATTTCAGTCTTGCATTTATGATCATCACACTTTTTTAAAGCTGAATTTCACTAGTTGGGTGATTTAAGAATAGCCAGGGAAGAGGTTATTTTATGTGAATAGATTTCTTCATCTTAATTTGGGTTTCTTTATTTTAGAAAGGGTCATGAAAAATAAGTTATTACTTATATATCGTATTGGCAAACAACAATTCTATTATTATTGTTGCATGTGTCCAaccaataaataaatttattgctATATAGTTCTTAACTTTGAAAATTTAATTAGCTTAGAAAATGTTTATTGTTTGTAGAATAGTGGGTCTTAAAGATGGGGAAAGAGAAAGTGACAATGTTGACCCAAATGAGGATGGATTTACCTTGCCCTATGTTTCCTTGGGCAAGGTGTGGATGTCTATGGTATTCCCTAAGCAAAAGGCTATCTAGTGGTATCGCTTTTTTGTGTGGTCTGTGTTTTTCTTTCTTCAATGGCCCCCTATGATGGTTTTTTCTTGTGCTTGGTTAGATTTGAGATAACTTCCCTTAAGATATGCCTCTTTCTGGAGATGGGATCTTGCGTTTATTCTTTGGTGCCCTTTTCTCTTGGGTTATCAAAAGACACTCATAGGGTTTTCATTCAGTACGGAAGCGGCTACTCATGCTTGGTTTGCTAGGGCCTATTTTTTCTTCTAGCTATTGCATTGTTTCTCCAGTCTTTGTTTGGGGAGACCTTATAATCTAATCAACAAGGGATGTTGAAGGCCTTCTTCAAGATGCCTTGCTTGGGGTCATGAAATGGAAGTTTTGTTTCATAGTATTCATAGGGTGTATGTTGGTTAGCATGGGTCTTGGCTTCAGTCTGTGTGGGCTATGGGTGTGACTTCCATTGTGCTTTTTGTCAGGGTTATGCCTTTCACTTCTACAATCTTTTTTTGGTGGTCTTTTCCATGCAAGGTCCCTAGTTTTTGCATTGTTTATTGATAGGTGTGGATGGTCTGTATTTATGCTTCTCATTTAGGAGAGGTTCTTGTGGTGGTTACTCCTTGTGGGCTTTGTTTCTCTGTCTGGTGGGCTTTGTTTCTCTGCCTCCAACATTGCTTGTCTTTGGTCAAAGATGGTGAGTATTTGGGATCCCCTTTCTAGAGAGGCTTCCAAGGTGAGTTTCCCTCTTTTTGTTTTAAGGGATCTTGGGTGGACTCTTCTCCACCATTAGTGGGATCGAATGTCAGGGTTGGTTAAGGTCCTTGGGGTTTTTGGGTCTATGTAGTTCTCAAGGGATGATGGTCTTCCCTTTGAAGTGAGTTTGGTGTTGTCAGTTGTGTGTTGGTTGTGGATGCATGTTGAGCGTTGGTTACATTATAGATGTTTAACTACAGAGGGCTCTACTCCCTTCTTACGCTCCTTTAATAGTGTCAGACCTCCTTTGGGGATGTTATTTTCTTCTTGGGCTTGTAGTTCTTTCCCTGTAGCCCCTCATCCTCCTATGGTTCATTCGGTGGGTTGGTTAAGTTCTCTATTTGAGGAGTCTTATAACTCCTTGTGGGTTTCTTCCTTGTTCAAGAAAGTCTTTCCTCAAGGTGGTCCTTAAAGTAAAAGGTTGTGGAAAGCCTttcaaaatttattgttttttttcTACTCCATCGATCATTTTTGTTCCAGTCCAAGTGCTGTTTGTAGGAGGATGGTTTAGGGTTCTTTCCTAAATCCTTCTATTCTAATTAGGTGATTTGGTTTGGTAGAGAACTTTGTTCCAACTAGTTTGGTGCTCTAGTCAAAAGCATCTATTCAAGAAAGGGTTTCCCTTTATTAATCTGTGTGTCTTGGCGGTCCCATTGCTAGTGAGTTCCACTTTTCTGCACTGGTATGGTGGTTATGTAAATACTATATTAAGGTTTTATTTAGCTACTAGATGAAATTAATCAATAATCATATGCATGATTGTAAATGTTTTTAAAGTATATTTCTTTGAATATTATTGGTACATGGATATATTAATGTATAAAATCAAGTATGTAGGTTTATTACGTGGCCAATGGAATGGTGCTCTTTTGGGAACCCTATTGTGAATTTGCTATTGAATTGTTAGAGTTTATGTTGTCAAAATAATAAAGTTTATTAAAggcatcccaactcaagggtggcTTGCAAGCAAGCCAACGATTGAGAGGTGAGCTTCTCATTGGCTTGGAAGAAGTTTATTTTCTTATGTAGGTGCAAAAGGAATGACACCTTAGATGTCCTTGGAGAGATCACATCCTATCCTTGTTTGAATGTATTTTGTTATTAAGTCAAAGTGTATATATGTCTTAGGAAAAATACACCTTTACAAGATTACTTTACAACCATGTGTGATTTATTCTTCAATAAATATATATGAATGCAATTTTCCAATGAAGAAAATTATGTATGTAtttagataaatatgataaaataaaagTGAAACATATAGATGAATTTATTTGTATAACAATGTTGACCTAGTTTCCTTGTTtataaaaatatatgtataaatCTATATTTATGAATAAAACAAAACATAGAGTAAGACTTTGATGGTCTCTATGATCTAATCCTACATCCCCTCAATGTTCTTAAAGTGAAACTTCCATATTGTTATTTATAATCTATTTGCTaacaaataaagaaagagagaCTTGTATTAAGGCTAATAATAATagggaaaaaagaaaagaaaacactattggagaaagatatttgggcttgtattaaaaaaaaaaagaggagatatAATATCCATTAAAGAGAGGAAACTTGAGTTTGAAGAGACTATCTGTTGTCTTCCTCTCTAAAGTTTAGATATGCATGCAACATTTGTGCCTAATTGGACTAAATGACCTATCAATATTGCATAATATAAAGTATACAACGAAATATAGGTATATTCAATTAGTGAATCAGGTAAAATAAACCAACATGTATAGAAAATAAATATAGTTGGAAAGTAGTGTGATGGGCCTAGTTGGTATATCATCTTTTTTATGTATGGATCCCCATAGTGAGCCCCACCTTTTTGGCCATGGCCTTGTAGAGGACATGACCTCACAAAGAGAATAAGTCCTCTTTTATAAGGTGTGACTTATGAGTTTTACTAAAATGATCACCCTATTGTTGCCATACCATAACATATATCTTTTGGTAGCATTATAGTATTTTAGCCTATAATAAACAATCTACTCTAGGTCATTGTCTTCCACTACACGAAACTACCTTTTCTAGAAATAAGGATAATTTAAAATACTAGAACCACACCTAGTTTTCCTAATAAAGaagagaaaaaattaaaatttaaagaaGAGTGAAGTTTTTaatgaaagagaaagggagaggagGAGGCATTAAGGTTTTGGGAAAATTACGTTGACTTCAAGTTTGGGTCATCAACCTGTCTCTTTTCACCTTGatcaaaatattaaaagaaaaacaGATatattttagtgtctcttttgatattaataatttgtaaaatgatattttGGGATGTTTATTCTTAAGTGAAGCAATTCTAGACAATGAATAACCCTTACAACTTATTTGACTTAAGATAAGAATTAACTTACCACCTCCATAACTATTTTGTTCTTGTATATATTTCCAATATTGTTGATTAATCTTTGAATTTGTAAATCTATAACATCATAAGGATATGATAAAATTTCACTCTTGAATTGATTGATATCACAAATGATGAAAGTAACTTTCTTAGAtataaaaatctaaaattaaattgaTAAAAGGTTGAATTAAAACTATCACCTTTTTTGCATTGCGGATATATTTGGAAATGCGAAGGAGGGCATATTATCCTCGTAATTTTTTTGCCAAAATGCTTGAAATAGTGTTCAACGATTGACATAGCCTTAACAAAATAGGTCTAAATTTTTTAAGTCAATATATAATAGGGCCTTGATATTGGAtataaaatttatatgaaaatattGATATTTAGGTGAGGGGAAAAgtgatttcaaatttaaaattttgtaggactcatagagaaataaaataataaaagttaaagGAAAACTTTAAAATAAGAACCCAAATTAGAGTGTGATGAGATTTAAAATAAGAAAAGACACATATTATTGAATCATATATtaactcaatgctagaaaagatccTATAATGCATTGAGTGGGAAACACTAAAATGAGTTCCTAGAGAGTGTGAATTCAAGATCAATAATTAAAGGAATAAAATTTACAACACTAAACCCTTATCTATTTAGGTTAGTATTTAATGAATACACTATTATCCTATGTAGGAATGTGTGGAACCCTAATAGGCAGTTGCATCACAAGTACAAGACTACACACAATATCTTAAGGATTCCTCCTCTTTCACAACCATATACTAgggttttttcaaaaaaataggaGATCATAATATAAAGATATAATATCTTATAATATGGTCCAAAAATTTATAGATAGCATAgttttctttgtggaaaaagaatttACCACAGTGGAGGTCATAGATTCCTAAGTATCATGGATTCCTTAACTACTTTAGGAAGTGTCAATGTCAAAAATTTAATGCAATGCAGAAAATTTACCAAGCCTCATAAAGGACCCTCAAGAAAAGTGTTACCCAACAACTCAATAACTCATGAAGTTGATGAAAGATGAGAAAAATATGGAGCATATGGAGGAAGCAAAAGAAAGAGACCATGCCAAGTGGGGTTTTGGTACAATGGAACTGAAGTTATAGTTGGAGACTAGCCCTAAGAGATCCTAAAGACCACAAGTAGATCCTACACAAGATGAAAGTAGAAAGCCAGGGAAGAGACCATCCCTGACTACACCTCCAAAAAGGAAACTAGTTGAAAGAGAAGCCTTAGACTAACTATTACAAATGGatgtagaaaataaataaaaacaaaaaaaaaaggaaaactagAATAAATCGCTCGTTGTAAGTAAATGGCATGGAATAAGAAACAAAAGATTGTCTAGACGATATGTTGGGCCAAGTACAATAGAAACCAATTGATGAAGATAAACTATAAAGTGGGTTATTTGACAAGAAGGTGATAAAGGATACTCTCACGATTTACCTAGAGTTGACTACAACTAAGAAGGttttgacaaaaaaaataaaaaatagacatCTTGTGACCTCCAACAAAACACTAGAGGACATGATATATATCTTTTTAAAAGCCTTGATTAAAGACTTAAAGGCATGGAAAGAAAGAGTACTAAAAGAGGAGGAGCAACTCAAAACACAAGAAACTAGTGTAGAATCCAAAATAATTACCCCACTAAATAAAAGACTTGTGCAAATACAAACAAAATAACTTAAGACAAATCAAAGGTTAGATATGTTGATGCAAGAAAATTCAAAGCCCATAAACACACATAGGGAATACACAAGGTAAGACTCTACAAAATCTTAAACAAATTATGTGAGGAAgaagaaaaatataaagctagatatTCTAAAAAGTGTTCACAATTTCCAAGGTCCTCAAAAACACCATCATATTCTACACAATATTTAATAGATACTATTAGCCACCTTTTGGCCAAAAAATAAACTACAATCAGTAACCCCTTCATAGGTCTTTCAATTATTTTTGGTCAATTCATGAGTGGATTTTAGTAGTCTCACTAGTAAAATAGTTTTACTTAAGAGATATCCTACATTAGAGAGCATGGAAGAAGCTCCTCAAACTATGTGGATATCAAAGATAAAATAGAATACCTGACCAAGGAAAAATAGCTTAAGTTCCCTGATTGTCAAGGTCACCCATACCATACATTTTTACTTTAGTGAAGGATCCTATAGAATAATTAGTCAAGGGTACCACACTACAAAGGGTACTTTCTAAGAACAAGTGAATATTGAGCTTATCAAGGCTACAATAGATGAAAAAAGGTGAAAATGTGTCACTAACAACTTTGTATTATGGAGCCACATCAACATAATGATGAATATTTAAGGATATATAACCAATTTATATCAATTTT
This window harbors:
- the LOC131874763 gene encoding probable disease resistance protein At1g61300: MDFISGRVKEIISSRLQAIAKEIKQLTSVSNDAERLRHEIDCVKGIVNHINSGLSWKGRQPLAVVRQWVSTQEQIVNSAEEVFLQYEENKNRRLCCCCPHCFLVKRSSRKIRNALAELDELLKMKDSDFPKNGDLGEPQETLLQPMRNELVGAFVHEKLSELETWMLEDGSVRVVGVYGMPGVGKTSLLKQIINNEKVLNFFKLVIWVTVSRKGDISTLQRRIFERIELPWRSNLTIDEAAAVLHSVFKDRRLLLILDDVRRIIDVSNLGISAPENTTKVVLISRDKEVCKSMKADRMIAMKHLTEEESWELFCKGAFVAGDDHNIDSEIEQLARGVVKESKGHPLAIKMLARTMPLLHSSALSEWECILKELKAIDPQFYRIDEEILMELFKPLKHSYDALETDELRLCFLCMAAYGQDEEIDADQLIQLWLAEGLVKSRFEGRYVVLKILVDRCFVDVEVKEENGIDSWKVKIHDLLRDMVVHIAEIDQNSLFLAGQSLTWFPFSALENVQWVRISLMHNRIRSLPDEIYCRNLVTLLLNSTTIDEVPERFLEYLYMLKVLDLSNTPIKFLPMSIRHLYDLLYLQLSNTQIRVLHDRTFELSRVQFLDLSFSPLICIQSMIKKMKCLRILKLAHCYDLEFVSPDISQLTGLEELDMWKTLFAFSCEFETGQEIKKASLQDVCKLHRLKRLRLTLKSPIEERTVGNLVELQELWLLWMPQVRQTHLPTDMRAMHNLERLHLYDCHIEGTPDLFSELQNLNYLKLKSSELLLTLSGLGLSRLSNLEEIEIEECLLLTELGEEFGRKGCFPVLRRLKLWMLPSLESLPSSVEEGALPRLQTLAIFRCMKVKVLPLGLDNLKSLEQIRGDKEWWNEISSEDEEMKNPSLHAKYVEILEIHDNYHV